The Archangium primigenium genomic interval TCGACACCTTCCGCAAGGAGGAGCTGCGGCGGCGCAAGAAGGCGGACCCGGCGCTCACCATGGTGCGCTTCAACGAGTCCTTCGAGGCGTGCGTCCGGGCGCGCGAGCTGTGGCGCAACCTCCAGGAAGTCTACGCGCAAGGCCTGCCCATCGAGTACGAGCTGTGCGACGTGCGCAACGCCGCGGACGTGCGCGCCATGGTGGACCGGGTGCGCGAGTACCACGGCCACATCGACGGCGTGGTGCACGGCGCCATGGTGGAGGCCTCCAAGAGCCTGCCGGACAAGACGCCCGGCATCGTGGCCGCCACCGTGGAGGTCAAGGTGCTCGGCCTCATCAACATCCTGGAGGCCACGCGGCGCGATGACCTCAAGCTGATGATGTGCTTCGGCTCGGGCGCGGGGCGCTTCGGCAACAAGGGCCAGGCGGACTACAGCGCCGCCAATGACTTGATGAGCAAGTGCGCCATGGCGTACGCGCACCGGGCCCGGCCCCACACCCGCTGCGTCACCATCGACTGGACGGCGTGGGAGAGCGTGGGCGCCGCGGCGCGCAACCGCGAGGTGGTGCAGGGCACGGGCGTCTCCTTCATCAGCCCGGCCGAGGGCTCCTACTGGTTCATCAACGAGCTGCTGCTCGGCCACACCGAGCGCGAGGTGGCCATCTTCGAGGAGCGGCTCTTCCGCGAGTGGCCCTTCCTCGGCGCCAGCGCGGACGGCCCGGACGCGCGCACCGTGTACGACGACCGGGGCCTTTTGCTCGTGCCCTCGGACTACCCGATGCTCGACTGCGTGCAGGAGCATGACCGCAAGGGGCTCATCGCCACCCGCACGTTCGACCTGTCCACGGACCCCTTCGTGCTCCAGCACCAGCTGGACTCCATCCCCATCATGCCCGGCACCTTCGGCTTCGAGATGCTGGCGGAGGTGGCGGCGCTCTTCCGGCCGGACCTGGAGGTCTTGCGCGCGGAGAACCTGCGCATCGAGACGCCGCTCAAGTTCTTCAAGGGCCCCTCCACGGTGGGCCCGCGCGCCCGGGGCAAGCCCGTGCACGTCACCCTCACCGCCCAGGTCATCCGGCAGGAGGGCGACGAGGTCACGCTCTACGTCGAGTCCAGCAGTGACCTGGCGCTCGGCGGACGCTCCGAGCAGACCCAGCGCCGCATCCACCAGCAGGGCATGTTCGTGCTCGGGCCGCCCCGGCCCCTGGAGCTGAGCGAGGGCAAGCTGCCCGAGGCCCTGCCCGGCTCGCGCGCGCGCTCCATCTTCCACCTGGCCAAGGAGCCCCTGTACCTGGGCCCCCTCTTCTGCCGCGCCGAGTGGGTGTACGTGGGCGACACCGAGGTGGAGGGCATCATCCGCGCGCCCCGGCAGCGCGACATCTTCACCCACGTGTCCGGGCCCCACTTCCAGTTGGATCCCCTGCTGCTGGACGCCGCCTTCCAGGTGGCGGCCAACTGGGACGGCCACCACAACAACCTGGTGTCGGTGCCCATGGGCGTGGACTACCTGGAGCGGGGCCGGCCCCGGAGCCTCGGCGAGGCGGGCCACGTGCGCGCGCGCATGGTGCGCGCCGAGGGCGACGACGTGCTCTACGACTTCGAGGTGCACGGCGAGGACGGCGCGCTGCTGCTCGGGGGCACGGGCCTGTGGTTCCGGCGGCTGCGCCGGGGGGATCGCCGGTTTGTGGAGGGCTGAGCGGCTGTGGCTCCCGGGAGGCCGGGAGGTGGTGCTCGGCTGGGCGGATGTGGGCGCGCGGGACGACGCGTCCCTCGGGCCCGGGGAGCGCGAGGCGCTCGCGCGCTGCCGCACGGACAAGCGGCGCCAGGAGTTCGTGGCGGGCCGCGTCGCCGCGCACCGGGCGCTCGCGCGGCTCGCGCCCGGCGCCCGAGCGGAGGTGCGCGCGCGCGAGGGCACCCCCGACGAGGGACGCCCCTTCTTCTGGCCCGAGCGGGGACTCGCGCTCTCGCTGACCCACTCCGGCGGGCTCGCGGTGGCGGCGCTCGCGCCCGGCGCGCCCCTGGGCGTGGACCTGGAACAGCCCGTGGAGGCGGGCCCGGCCTTCCTGGAGGAGGCCTTCGCCCCCGGTGAGCACGAGCGGTATGCCGGGGTGTGCGCCGGACGGCTGGAGCCCCTCACCGCCGCGTGGGCGCTGAAGGAAGCGGTGCTCAAGGTGTGGGGGGTGGGCCTGCGCGCGCCCCTGCGTCAGGTGGCCGTGCGGCCCGAGCTGGTCGACGTGGAGGGGGACACCCTCGGCCTGCGGCTGACGGTGGAGACGGGCTGGCTGCCGCCGGGACTCGGCCCGCCGCCCGTCCACCTCGCCGCGCGCCTGGAGGGCGATGCCTCCGGGCGCGTCCTGGCGCTCGCGGGCTAGGCGCTCGTGCCCTTACGGGCCCTTGCCCTTGCGGGGGCCCGGCAGCGGCGGCGGGACGATGGGCCGCGCCTGCTCGCCGTTCCAGTCCTGCTCCCAGACGGCCGCGGACACGCGCGTGGCCACGTGGCGCATCTGCTCGGCCGCCTCGTCGCTCGTGCGCAGGCTGCCCATGGTCTGGTCCATGATCTCCGTGAGCGAGCTGACGGCCTGGAAGATCTGCCCGATGCCCTGGTTCTGCTGCGTCACGGCGGCGGAGATCTGCCGCACCGAGTTGGCGTTGTCGCGCATGATGCTCGACATCTGCCGCACGTTGTCGCCGAAGACGCGCAGTTGCTTGGCGCTGCTGACCACCTTGTTCGAGCCGCTCTCCGAGCGGTCCGCCGTGGCGCGGATGGCGGTGCTCAGGTCCTGCAGGATGTTCTGCACGTTGTGCGTGGCCTTGATGGACTGATCCGCCAGGCTGCGGATCTCCCGCGCCACCACGGCGAAGCCCTTGCCGTGCTCGCCCGAGCGCACCGCCTCGATGGCGGCGTTGAGCGCGAGCATGGTGGAGCGGTCCGCCAGGCTCTTCACCGTGATGGTGATGTTGGCGATCTGCTTGGCCTGCTCCTCCAGCGCGCGGATGCTCTGGGCCATGTGCGACACCTCCTGCTGGATGTCGCGCATGTCCGAGAGGCTCTGCTCGAGCGCCACGTCGCCGGAGCGGCCGAGCGTGTCCGCGCGCTCGGCCTGGCGCAGCACGTCCTCGGCCTTCTGCGCGGCCACGAGCGAGGTCTGCTTGATTTCCTGCGCGGTGACCTGGGTTTCCTGCAGCGCCGCGGCCTGGATGGACAGCGACTCGGTCTGCTCCTGGTGGGTGGCGTTGAGCCGCCCGGCGGAGTTGCCCAGCATCATCGCCGACTCCTGCAGCGAGGCGGAGAAGGTGCGCAGCCGCTCGAAGGCGGACGCGGTGGCGATGGACAGGTCACCCACCTCGTCGGTGGACACCCACTCGGGCAGGGCCGGCTTGCGCGAGGCGATGGACTCGATGGACTTCTGCACCGCGATGGTGCCCTGGCTCTGGTGGCGCGCGATCTCCCACGCGCACCACGCCGCCGCCGCGATGAGGAAGCCGCCCACGCCCACCACCGGCAGCACCATGTCGCTGAGCACCACGCCCACGCGCTCGCGCAGGAGCCCCACCAGCTGGGGCGCCACCCGCGCCACCTCCGCGTACAGCGCGCCGAAGCCCGTGCCGCTCTTCTTGAGGATGATGATGCCCGTCACCGTCAGCGCGGCGAACACGAGCAGCGAGAAGCAGTACGGCAGGTACCAGCTCTGCTTGGGCCACAGGAAACCCTGGCCCTGCAGCCGCAGGTGCGGGTGCTTGTGGAACTCCTCCAGCGCGTACGGGCGCAGCAGCCGCTCGAGTCGCAGCGACAGGCGGATGCCCACCACCATCGCCAGCAGCACGAAGCAGATGACGGCCTGCGGGATGATCACCGGATCCAGGTCGTAGACCACCGTGGGCCAGCCCGCCCAGATGGTGCACGACACCGCGTAGCTCACCAGCACCCCGTACTCGATCCGCCGGGGCGCCTTGAGGATGCGCGTCAGCCGATCTCCAGGACGGTCCGAGGGAAGGTGCGCGAGCGCCTGGCCCATCACGGACCAGATCAGCACCACCGGAATGACGATTCCGAAGATGGGGCTGTTGAACGCCACGTTGATGAGCGACACGCGAATGGCCTGCTCCACGGGCAGACCCATCACCAGTGACAACATGTAGGCCACGGGTGCCAACGCGGTCAGCATCGAGACCTGCTGTTCCAGGAAACCCTTCAGGACCAGTTTCTTCAGCTCACCTTGCGTCATCGCCGGCGATTCTAGCGGGATCTCCATCGAGAGTGTTCTTTTCCCCTCCGCCTGGATGCCCGGCTGCTGTCCGGTGAAGTACGATGTCACTCAACGCATCAAGTACCCGCCGTTGACCCCCAGGGTTTGTCCGGTCACCCACTGGGCGTCCTCGGAGGCGAGGAAGGCGACCACGCCGCCCACGTCTTCCGGGCGGCCAATCTTGCGCAGCAGGGTCTGGGAGGCGATCTGCTGGCGCATCTTCGGAGGCACCTCGGCGCCCATGTCCGTGGCCACCTGGCCGATGATGAGCGCGTTGACGGTGATGTCGCGCGGGGCCAGCTCCGTGGCGGCGGTGCGGGTGAGCGACTCCACGGCCGCCTTGGTGGCCGCGTACAGGCCTCCCCCCGCGAAGCCCTTGTGGACGCCAATGGAGGAGAAGTTGATGATGCGCCCGCCCGGGGTCATGTGGCGCCCGGCGAGCCGACAGCCCACCACCAGGCCCCAGATGTTGACGTCCACGAGCCGCTGGAAGAGCGCCCGGTCCACCTGCTCGAGCGGCCCCGAGCCGAAGGCCGCCGCGTTGTTGACCAGGACGTCCAGGCGGCCGTAGCGCTCCAGGGCCGCCGCGAACAACGCCTGCACCTGCGACTCGTCGGCGACGTCCGCGCGCACGGCGAGTGCGGCTCCTCCCGCGCCCTGGATGGCCCCCACCACCGCCGCGGCGGCCTCCGCGTTGTTCACGTAATTCACGATGACGCTGGCGCCCTCGGCGGCCAGGCGCCGGGCGACGGCGGCCCCGATCCCCCTCGACGCCCCCGTGACGATGGCCACCTTCTGATCGAGCTTTCCCATGCGACCCGAATCCTGCGCCCAGCCGGGACAAGAGGCCAGGACTCGGCCTCGCATGGCGCCTCGACACCGGGTGCGTTGGCCCGTCACACGCGGGGATTTTATGATGCGGCGCGGACCAGCCCCCCTCCCCACCTCATTCATCGTTGGAGAACGGATGTCATCCGAGACCCGGAAGTTCGGCCAGGCGCTCATCATTGGAGGAAGCATCGCGGGGCTGTTGAGCGCCCGGGTGCTGTCCGAGCACTTCGAGAAGGTCATCGTGCTCGAGCGGGACGCGCTTCCCGCCGGGCCCGAGGCGCGCAAGGGCGTGCCCCAGGGCCACCACATCCACGCCCTCCTGGAGGCCGGCCTGCGGATCCTGGACGACCTGTTTCCCGGCATGACGCGGGAGATGGAGTCCGAGGGCGTCGAGCGCATCGACATGGCGCGCGACGCCGCCTGGCTCCAGTCCGGCAGCTGGAAGGCGCGCTACGAGGGCGACGTGGAGAGCATCCTCGTGTCCCGGCCCTTCCTGGAGAGCAAGGTGCGCGGCCGGGTCGCCGCGCTGCCCAACGTGGAGCTGCGCGAGGGCGTGAGCGTCGAGCACCTGGTGCTCGACGCGACGAACCGCCGCGTGGTGGGCGTGCGGGTGAAGGGCCCCGAGGGCGAGCAGGAGCTGCGGGGCGCGCTGGTGGTGGACGCCAGCGGCCGGGGCTCGCGCACGCCCCAGTGGCTGGAGCTGCTCGGCTTTGGCGCCGTGGCCCAGGAGCAGGTGCGCATCGACCTGGGGTACACCAGCCGCCTCTACGAGCGGCCCGAGGGCATCGATGCGTGGAAGATCCTCGTCATCAATGGCCGGGCCCCGGACGCCTCGCGCTCGGGCTTCATCTCCAACGTGGAGGGCCACCGGTGGATCGTCAGCCTCAATGGCTACTTCGGCGACCACGCCCCCACCCACGACGCGGGCTTCCTGGAGTTCGCGCGCCAGCTGCCCACGTCCCACCTGTATGACTACATCCGCCAGGCCCGGCCCCTGAGCGCGCCCGTGCTGCACAAGATTTCCTCCAGCCGCTGGCTGCACTACGAGCGCCTGGCGCGCATGCCGGCGGGGCTGGTGCTCGTGGGCGACGCGGTCTGCTCGCTCAACCCCGTGTTCGGCCAGGGCATGACGGTGGCCGCGCTCGGGGCGAAGCTCCTGGGCGAGGGCCTGGCCCGGAGCCAGGGCACGCCGGAGGGGCCGCCCGCGGAGATGTCGCGGCGCTTCCAGAAGGAGCTCGGCAAGGTCGTGGGCCTGTGCTGGATGCTCACCACCACGCAGGACCTCGCCTATCCCCGGGCCGAGGGCGCGCGCAAGCCCGGCCTCAAGCTGCTGCAGTGGTCCTTCAACAACATGATCGATCTCACGTCGGTGGACGCGCGCGCCTGCCAGCGCTTCTACGACGTGCTGCACATGCGCAAGGGCCTGGAGGGACTGTTGGACCCCCTCTTCGCCCGGGCGCTGCTCGGCTACAACCTCAAGAGCCTGGTCGTCCCGCGCGCCCAGCGGGCCAACCTGGACACGCTGCCACCCCACCCCTCCACGCCGCCCCCCCGGCCCTCGGGCCGGCTGGATAACGCGGCCTGAGCGGCTCGCGGAGGCTCCCAGACGGCTCCCAGACATTTGGAGGAGCCGGGAGGCGGTTGTAGAACCCTCCCCCGGCCCGTCCCGACCTCCTCCTGGGAGCCTCCCGCACATGAAGCCCGAAACCGCTGGCGCCACGGCGTCAGACACCAAGTCCGTCCCCGAGTTCCAGCCGTACATCGCCCCCGAGCGGACCGATGTGGCCGAGTTCACCCCCAAGGCCATCCTCATCGGCGTGTTCTTCGGCATCGTCTTCGGCGCCGCCACGGTGTACCTGGCGCTCAAGGCGGGCCTGACGGTCTCGGCCTCCATCCCCATCGCGGTGCTCGCCATCTCCCTGCTCAAGAAGCTGGGCGGCTCGACCATCCTCGAGAACAACGTGGTGCAGACCATCGGCTCGGCGGGCGAGTCCATCGCCGCGGGCGTGGTGTTCACCCTGCCCGGCTTCCTCTTCCTGAGCGCGGACAGCCAGGGCGCGAGCTTCTTCGAGTACTGGACCATCTTCACGCTCGCGCTGCTCGGCGGCGTGCTGGGCACGCTGATGATGGTGCCCCTGCGCCGCTCGCTCATCGTCAAGGAGCACGGCAACCTGCCCTACCCGGAGGGCGCCGCGTGCGCCTCGGTGCTCATCGCCGGCGAGAAGGGCGGCAACCTCGCGAAGATCGCCTTCCAGGGCGTGGGCTTCGCGTTCGTGTACGCGCTCCTGCAGAAGATCGTCCGGCTCATCGCGGAGACGCCCGCGCTGGTGACGAAGCAGACCAACAAGTACTTCCCCTCGGCCACGCTCAACGGTGACATCACCCCGGAGTACCTGGGCGTGGGCTACATCGTGGGCCCGAAGATCGCCGGCGTGCTGGTGGCCGGTGGCGTGCTCGCCTGGCTCGGGCTCATCCCGCTGCTGGCCACGCTGGTGCCCGGGGACACCATCGCCGAGCAACTCGTGAAGCTCGGCTACCTGCAGAGCCTCACCACCGTCGGAGGCCCGGGCGGCTGGGACCCCGCCACCCACACCTTCCGCGACACCGCGGGCGCCATCTACCGCGCCTACGTGCGGCAGATCGGCGCGGGCGCCGTGGCCGCCGGCGGCTTCATCACCCTCATCAAGACGCTGCCCACCATCGTGTCCGCCTTCAGCGAGAGCCTCTCGTCCTTCAAGGAGGGCGCGAGCAAGGCCGTGCAGAAGCGCACCGAGAACGACCTGCCCATCACCGTGGTGCTCTTTGGCAGCGCGGCGCTCATCCTGGTGATGGCGGCCCTGCCCTTCCTGCCGGGCAGCGTGCTCGGGCGGCTGATGCTCGGCGTGCTCATCGTGGTGTTCGGCTTCTTCTTCGTGACGGTGGCCTCGCGCATCGTGGGCATCATCGGCTCGTCGTCCAACCCCATCTCCGGCATGACCATCGCCACGCTCATGGCCACCTGCCTCATCTTCATCGGCATTGGCTGGACGGGTGACGTCTACCAGCCCATGGCGCTGTGCGTGGGCGGCATGGTGTGCATCGCGGCGGCCAACGCGGGCGCCACCTCGCAGGACCTCAAGACGGGCTACCTGGTGGGCGCCACCCCGCGCGCGCAGCAGATCGGCCTGATGATCGGCGCGGTGGCCGCGGCGATCGTCATCGGCCTCACCATGCAGCTGCTCGACACGCCCACCGCGGAGCTGCGCGCCCAGGGCGTCGAGCACATGATCGGCACGGACAAGTTCCCCGCGCCCCAGGGCACGCTCATGGCCACCCTCATCAAGGGCCTGCTGTCCTTCAACCTGGACTGGCAGTTCGTGCTGGTGGGCGTCTTCCTGTCGGTGACCATGGAGCTGTGCGGCGTGAAGTCGCTGTCCTTCGCCGTGGGCGCCTACCTGCCCCTGTCCACCACCGCCCCCATCTTCGTGGGCGGCGCGCTCAAGGGCCTGTCGGACTACATGGCCACGCGCAAGGGCGAGCACGTGGAGGAGTCCGAGCTCGGGCCGGGCAACCTCTTCTCCACGGGTCTGGTCGCCGGAGGCGCACTGGCGGGCGTGGTGGTGGCCATCCTCTCGGTGAACGAGGGCATCAACGCCACCATCTCCCGGCTGTCCGTGGAGCACGCGCTCGTGACCGCCGTGGGCGA includes:
- a CDS encoding 4'-phosphopantetheinyl transferase family protein translates to MWRAERLWLPGGREVVLGWADVGARDDASLGPGEREALARCRTDKRRQEFVAGRVAAHRALARLAPGARAEVRAREGTPDEGRPFFWPERGLALSLTHSGGLAVAALAPGAPLGVDLEQPVEAGPAFLEEAFAPGEHERYAGVCAGRLEPLTAAWALKEAVLKVWGVGLRAPLRQVAVRPELVDVEGDTLGLRLTVETGWLPPGLGPPPVHLAARLEGDASGRVLALAG
- a CDS encoding methyl-accepting chemotaxis protein, whose product is MLTALAPVAYMLSLVMGLPVEQAIRVSLINVAFNSPIFGIVIPVVLIWSVMGQALAHLPSDRPGDRLTRILKAPRRIEYGVLVSYAVSCTIWAGWPTVVYDLDPVIIPQAVICFVLLAMVVGIRLSLRLERLLRPYALEEFHKHPHLRLQGQGFLWPKQSWYLPYCFSLLVFAALTVTGIIILKKSGTGFGALYAEVARVAPQLVGLLRERVGVVLSDMVLPVVGVGGFLIAAAAWCAWEIARHQSQGTIAVQKSIESIASRKPALPEWVSTDEVGDLSIATASAFERLRTFSASLQESAMMLGNSAGRLNATHQEQTESLSIQAAALQETQVTAQEIKQTSLVAAQKAEDVLRQAERADTLGRSGDVALEQSLSDMRDIQQEVSHMAQSIRALEEQAKQIANITITVKSLADRSTMLALNAAIEAVRSGEHGKGFAVVAREIRSLADQSIKATHNVQNILQDLSTAIRATADRSESGSNKVVSSAKQLRVFGDNVRQMSSIMRDNANSVRQISAAVTQQNQGIGQIFQAVSSLTEIMDQTMGSLRTSDEAAEQMRHVATRVSAAVWEQDWNGEQARPIVPPPLPGPRKGKGP
- a CDS encoding SDR family NAD(P)-dependent oxidoreductase, producing MGKLDQKVAIVTGASRGIGAAVARRLAAEGASVIVNYVNNAEAAAAVVGAIQGAGGAALAVRADVADESQVQALFAAALERYGRLDVLVNNAAAFGSGPLEQVDRALFQRLVDVNIWGLVVGCRLAGRHMTPGGRIINFSSIGVHKGFAGGGLYAATKAAVESLTRTAATELAPRDITVNALIIGQVATDMGAEVPPKMRQQIASQTLLRKIGRPEDVGGVVAFLASEDAQWVTGQTLGVNGGYLMR
- a CDS encoding FAD-dependent oxidoreductase — translated: MSSETRKFGQALIIGGSIAGLLSARVLSEHFEKVIVLERDALPAGPEARKGVPQGHHIHALLEAGLRILDDLFPGMTREMESEGVERIDMARDAAWLQSGSWKARYEGDVESILVSRPFLESKVRGRVAALPNVELREGVSVEHLVLDATNRRVVGVRVKGPEGEQELRGALVVDASGRGSRTPQWLELLGFGAVAQEQVRIDLGYTSRLYERPEGIDAWKILVINGRAPDASRSGFISNVEGHRWIVSLNGYFGDHAPTHDAGFLEFARQLPTSHLYDYIRQARPLSAPVLHKISSSRWLHYERLARMPAGLVLVGDAVCSLNPVFGQGMTVAALGAKLLGEGLARSQGTPEGPPAEMSRRFQKELGKVVGLCWMLTTTQDLAYPRAEGARKPGLKLLQWSFNNMIDLTSVDARACQRFYDVLHMRKGLEGLLDPLFARALLGYNLKSLVVPRAQRANLDTLPPHPSTPPPRPSGRLDNAA
- a CDS encoding OPT family oligopeptide transporter; the encoded protein is MKPETAGATASDTKSVPEFQPYIAPERTDVAEFTPKAILIGVFFGIVFGAATVYLALKAGLTVSASIPIAVLAISLLKKLGGSTILENNVVQTIGSAGESIAAGVVFTLPGFLFLSADSQGASFFEYWTIFTLALLGGVLGTLMMVPLRRSLIVKEHGNLPYPEGAACASVLIAGEKGGNLAKIAFQGVGFAFVYALLQKIVRLIAETPALVTKQTNKYFPSATLNGDITPEYLGVGYIVGPKIAGVLVAGGVLAWLGLIPLLATLVPGDTIAEQLVKLGYLQSLTTVGGPGGWDPATHTFRDTAGAIYRAYVRQIGAGAVAAGGFITLIKTLPTIVSAFSESLSSFKEGASKAVQKRTENDLPITVVLFGSAALILVMAALPFLPGSVLGRLMLGVLIVVFGFFFVTVASRIVGIIGSSSNPISGMTIATLMATCLIFIGIGWTGDVYQPMALCVGGMVCIAAANAGATSQDLKTGYLVGATPRAQQIGLMIGAVAAAIVIGLTMQLLDTPTAELRAQGVEHMIGTDKFPAPQGTLMATLIKGLLSFNLDWQFVLVGVFLSVTMELCGVKSLSFAVGAYLPLSTTAPIFVGGALKGLSDYMATRKGEHVEESELGPGNLFSTGLVAGGALAGVVVAILSVNEGINATISRLSVEHALVTAVGEGGYHLIGVLAFALMCGVLYRVSRKPAEV